The Desulfomicrobium orale DSM 12838 genome includes a window with the following:
- a CDS encoding RnfABCDGE type electron transport complex subunit D has protein sequence MAQNSALFTVSTAPFWHCGKTIKTNMFHTLLALFPAAVMAVYRYGYDAAEVIAWAGLTAVITEFAIQKLMDRTPTADDYSALVDGVLLAFLLPATAPVWLVVVGSFLTVALGRMVFGGFGGSPVCAPVVGWCALTISWPDYMDLNGMLLKWDLIEPLSELKYFGLEAVSSVSPVSLLLGGNLGALGASQVLMILLGGLYLIGMRRLRWHIPLSFLAGVFAAALVFNLVDPQTYAPPLFHLLTGSTMLAAFFFMPYPSSSPAWPLSMLLFGFLGGILAVVIRVYGIYPDGVPFAVLLINLLTPFFDLIQPRPFGRR, from the coding sequence ATGGCTCAAAACAGCGCATTGTTCACGGTTTCCACGGCGCCCTTCTGGCACTGCGGAAAAACCATCAAAACCAATATGTTCCATACGCTGCTGGCGCTTTTTCCGGCGGCGGTGATGGCTGTTTACCGATACGGCTACGACGCGGCGGAAGTGATCGCCTGGGCCGGACTGACCGCCGTGATCACGGAGTTCGCCATCCAGAAGCTCATGGACCGCACACCCACAGCCGATGATTACAGCGCCCTGGTGGACGGCGTGCTGCTGGCCTTTTTGCTGCCTGCCACCGCGCCGGTCTGGCTGGTGGTCGTGGGCAGCTTCCTGACCGTGGCGCTGGGACGCATGGTTTTCGGCGGCTTCGGCGGCAGCCCGGTGTGTGCGCCCGTGGTCGGATGGTGTGCGCTGACCATCTCCTGGCCCGACTACATGGATCTGAACGGCATGCTCCTCAAGTGGGATCTGATCGAACCCTTGAGCGAGCTCAAATATTTCGGCCTGGAGGCTGTTTCCTCCGTGTCGCCGGTGTCCCTGCTTCTGGGGGGAAACCTCGGCGCTCTGGGGGCATCCCAGGTGCTCATGATTCTTCTGGGCGGACTTTACCTGATCGGGATGCGCAGACTGCGTTGGCATATCCCGCTTTCCTTTCTGGCCGGGGTCTTTGCCGCGGCTCTCGTTTTCAATCTGGTGGACCCGCAGACCTACGCACCGCCGCTTTTCCATCTGCTTACGGGCAGCACCATGCTGGCGGCGTTCTTTTTCATGCCGTATCCATCCTCGTCGCCGGCTTGGCCCTTGTCCATGCTTCTGTTCGGATTTCTGGGTGGAATTCTGGCCGTGGTCATCCGCGTGTACGGGATCTATCCCGACGGGGTGCCTTTCGCCGTGTTGCTCATAAACCTGCTGACGCCGTTTTTCGACCTCATTCAACCCCGACCTTTCGGCAGGAGGTAG